The Pseudomonas sp. MPC6 nucleotide sequence AGCTGTAGATCTCGGTGTACGGCGGAATGGCCACGTCGGCTTCGGCAAAGCTGATCTTCAACACGATGAAGAACGGCAACATGAAGAACAGGAACAGCCAGATGAAGGGAACCCCGATGACCAACTGGCGGCCACCGGGAATTATTCGATTGAGGCGGCGTTTGAATTTGCGCATGTTCATGAGCGAAGTACCACGCCGCTGTCGTCTTCCCAGTACACGTAGACCTGGTCACCCCAGGTTGGGCGCTGCCCGCGGCGCTCGGCGTTGGCGACGAAAGACTGGACGATCTTGCCGCTCGGCAACTCGACGTGGAACACCGAGTGACCGCCCAGGTAGGCGATGTCGTGCACCTTGCCGCTGGACCAGTTGTATTCGCAGGTCGGCATGGTCGGGGTCACCAGCAGTTTTTCCGGACGGATCGCGTAGGTGACCGACTTGTCCTGCACCGAGGTGCTGATGCCGTGACCGACGTAGATGTTGCGGTCCAGATCCTTGCAAGTGATCAGCGCATGGCCTTCGGCGTCGTCCACCACTTCACCGTCGAAGATATTGACGTTGCCGATGAATTCGCAGACCAGGCGGCTGGTCGGGGTTTCGTAGATGTCGATCGGGCTGCCGATCTGGGCGATCCAGCCCAGGTGCATGATCGCGATGCGCTCGGCCATGGTCATGGCCTCTTCCTGGTCGTGGGTCACCATGACGCAGGTCACGCCGACCCGCTCGATGATCTCGACCAGCTCAAGCTGCATTTGCGAGCGCAGCTTCTTGTCCAGCGCCCCCATCGGTTCGTCGAGCAGCAACAGCTTAGGACGCTTGGCCAGGGAACGCGCCAGGGCCACCCGTTGACGCTGGCCACCGGACAACTGATGCGGCTTGCGCTTGGCGTATTGCGTCATCTGCACCAGCTTGAGCATGTCCGCCACACGGGCATCGACTTCCGCGGCGGGGATTTTGTCCTGCTTGAGGCCGAAGGCGATGTTCTGCGCCACGGTCATGTGCGGGAACAAAGCGTAGGACTGGAACATCATGTTGATCGGCCGCTCGTACGGCGGCATGTCGGTGATGTCTACGCCATCGAGGAAAATGCGTCCCTCCGTGGGTCGTTCGAAGCCTGCGAGCATGCGCAGCAAGGTGGATTTGCCCGATCCCGAACCGCCGAGCAGGGCGAAAATTTCGCCTTTCTTGATTTCCAGGGACACATCGTCCACGGCAATCGTCTCGTCGAACTTCTTCGTGACCCGGTCGATTTTGACCAGCACCTGTTTAGGTGACTGGTCGCCCTCGAGGGCTTTCTTATAGGCGCCGGAGGCAACTGCCATTTACGAAACTCCCAAAAAAAAGAGTGCAGTTCGCTCAAGGTGAGCCAACCTTGGATAGTTTGAGCCTTGCAGCTATTTACCCGACTTGACCTTGGTCCAGCTGCGGGTCATCAAACGTTGAATCTTCGGTGGTAACTCGATGGACACGTAAGTCTTGTCGAGGACTGCCTGTGGTGGATAAACCGACTCGTCGGTGCGAATGGACTGCTCCATCAACTTGTCCGACCCGGGGTTCGGGTTGGCATAGCCGACATAATCACTGACCTGGGCGATCACCTCCGGTTTCAGCAAATAATTGATGAACGCGTGGGCTTCCTTCACGTTGGCCGCATCCTTGGGGATTGCCAACATGTCGAACCACAGTGCGCCGCCTTCCTTGGGAATCGAGTAGGCGATGTTCATGCCTTTGCCGGCTTCAGCCGCGCGGGCCTTGGCCTGGATCATGTCGCCGGAAAAACCGATCGCGACGCAAATATCGCCGTTAGCCAGGTCCGCGATGTATTTGGAAGAGTGGAAGTAGGTCACGTAAGGGCGCACCGCGAGCAACTTGGCTTCGGCCTTTTTATAGTCTTCGGGGTTGGTGCTGTTGGCGTTGAGGCCCATGTAGTTGAGGACGGTGGGCATCATTTCATCGGCAGAGTCGAGGAACGCCACGCCGCAGCTGTGCAGCTTCTTGATGTTCTCCGGCTCGAATACCACATCCCAGGAGTCGATCTTGTCCAGGCCCAGCACGGCCTTGACCTTGTCGACGTTGTAACCGATGCCGTTGGTGCCCCACAGGTACGGCACGGCGTACTGGTTGCCCGGGTCGTTCTCCTCCAGGCGCTTGAGCAGCACCGGGTCGAGGTTGGAGTAGTTGCTCAGCTGCTTCTTGTCGAGCTTCTGGAACGCGCCGGCCTTGATCTGCTTGCCAAGGAAGTGGTTGGACGGCACCACCACGTCATACCCGGTGCGCCCGGCCAGCAACTTGCCTTCCAGGGTTTCGTTGGAGTCGAACACGTCGTAGACCGGCTTGATCCCGGTCTCTTTCTCGAAGTCGACCAGGGTGGTCTCGCCGATGTAGTCAGACCAGTTATAAATATGCACGGTGCCGGCCGCCTGGGCACCGACGGCAATCGTCAGGCCGGCGCCGACCAGCAGGGCATTGCGCAACAAAGAAAAAATAGGCAAGTGGAGGTCCTCTAAAATTAGTTGGGCCCAAGTTGCCCCGCGTTACATGACAGCCATGGCTGCCCGGCAACAAAACCGGCGCGCAACTTACCCTCGAAAAACCATTCCAGCAAAACTTTTATACAGACACCTGTAGGAGCGAGCTTGCTCGCGATGGTCGTCAACGATATCGCGTGGTGCCTGACACCCCGCGGTGTTCCCGTTATTTTCGCGAGCAAGCTCGCTCCTACAAAAGTTACGACTTACTTACCGGATTTGATCTTGGTCCAGCTGCGAGTCAGGATCCGCTGGGTGGCGGCCGGCAAGTCGGCAATCGCGTACAGCTTGGCCAGCACGTCGGCCGGCGGGTAGATGCCCGGGTCGGCGGTGATGTCTTTATCGACCAATGGGGTGGCCGCCGCGTTACCGTTCGGGAAGCGCACCGCGTTGGTGATCTCAGCCATGATTTCCGGCTTCTGCAGGAAGGTCATGAACTTGTAGGCGCCTTCGACGTTTTCGGCATCTTTAGGGATGGCGACCATGTCGTAGAAACTGCCCGCACCTTCTTTCGGAATGTTGTAGCTGACCTTGACCTTGTCACCGGCTTCAGCCGCGCGGGTCTTGGCCTGGTAGATGTCACCCGAGTAACCGATGGCCACGCAGATGTTGCCGTTGGCCAGGTCGGAGATGTACTTGGACGAGTGGAAGTAGC carries:
- a CDS encoding polyamine ABC transporter substrate-binding protein; translation: MPIFSLLRNALLVGAGLTIAVGAQAAGTVHIYNWSDYIGETTLVDFEKETGIKPVYDVFDSNETLEGKLLAGRTGYDVVVPSNHFLGKQIKAGAFQKLDKKQLSNYSNLDPVLLKRLEENDPGNQYAVPYLWGTNGIGYNVDKVKAVLGLDKIDSWDVVFEPENIKKLHSCGVAFLDSADEMMPTVLNYMGLNANSTNPEDYKKAEAKLLAVRPYVTYFHSSKYIADLANGDICVAIGFSGDMIQAKARAAEAGKGMNIAYSIPKEGGALWFDMLAIPKDAANVKEAHAFINYLLKPEVIAQVSDYVGYANPNPGSDKLMEQSIRTDESVYPPQAVLDKTYVSIELPPKIQRLMTRSWTKVKSGK
- the potA gene encoding polyamine ABC transporter ATP-binding protein; translation: MAVASGAYKKALEGDQSPKQVLVKIDRVTKKFDETIAVDDVSLEIKKGEIFALLGGSGSGKSTLLRMLAGFERPTEGRIFLDGVDITDMPPYERPINMMFQSYALFPHMTVAQNIAFGLKQDKIPAAEVDARVADMLKLVQMTQYAKRKPHQLSGGQRQRVALARSLAKRPKLLLLDEPMGALDKKLRSQMQLELVEIIERVGVTCVMVTHDQEEAMTMAERIAIMHLGWIAQIGSPIDIYETPTSRLVCEFIGNVNIFDGEVVDDAEGHALITCKDLDRNIYVGHGISTSVQDKSVTYAIRPEKLLVTPTMPTCEYNWSSGKVHDIAYLGGHSVFHVELPSGKIVQSFVANAERRGQRPTWGDQVYVYWEDDSGVVLRS